The following are encoded together in the Lagopus muta isolate bLagMut1 chromosome 7, bLagMut1 primary, whole genome shotgun sequence genome:
- the NKTR gene encoding NK-tumor recognition protein isoform X5 → MGVQDRPQCFFDIEINREPVGRIMFQLFSDICPKTCKNFLCLCSGEKGIGKTTGKKLCYKGTTFHRVVKNFMIQGGDFSEGNGKGGESIYGGYFKDENFILKHDRAFLLSMANRGKHTNGSQFFITTKPAPHLDGVHVVFGLVISGFEVIEQIENLKTDTASRPYADVRVIDCGVLVTKPAKDALEKKKKVCSDSEASDSTSSGSDPSETSSESEAEDERSRRRKRKRRAKTKQSRKRRKEERKKEDLRSKRTSNQRCLSDKSDVTEKTVDVSTKRDKPVVRPEEIPPVPENRFLLRRDVPVVSAEPETKLLDATPVLTDQKPSVSKSGRKIKGRGTIRYHTPPRSRSCSESDDDESSETPPHWKEEMQRLRTYRPPSGEKWSKGDKLSDPCTSRWDERSASRRSRSWSHNGYSDLSTVRYSSHHKKHRKKKVKHKKKSKKQKHFKKHKQAKKKKASASSEVESSRSFRKKKSSCDRERKSRSSSLSSRHSSRRDWSKSDKEDQSSSTFSSRESRSYYRSRSRSRSRSKSRSYSQRSSRSRSASKSSRSRSRSRSSSNPRHQKTVSNSPRNISARLNESKLNKPSDPVRAVILPSDKVVIPPVVPETLPVIPLSDSPPPSRWKPGQKPWKPSYERIQEMKAKATHLIPPQTNYNLVVVKEANTSSYQKQQGSSDSDRSGYSKYRSDKSSDSWQRSRSRSSRSRSYSRSYTRSRSLSSSRTKSRSSGRSPSLKYRSDRSGYSESTSYFSLSDDDRHRSKRKSASGDQNTRSLKGRQETSSESTLPYKDTKDYDESSRGVKESDSLSSSDFSTDSERSGKVKGAQEKEGHCQLEGDAQQQDKNTFRSVRGEEKSKCEWDGDRSKKKAVKEQSSEQPRGGAKSKQKSYSCSKWDSESNSERGDAHRGRGDSRPSSDKEEGEATSGSDTELSGTKRRKTKSNSSEGVLDSDSAWKVSKQLPSSESESSRSNSTHTRGKAKKHKHESKKALKKSHSKKVKEKSKGKKEKKHKVQKRKEVFHWQPPLEFGEEDEEDINEKPLIKDDKEKQLSKDVKDKKQEACEKDEMVKDKTGNGEKPCADENLLVKNTTPNASPNQNKLNNDSINPNTSTSILNSGINVTTCNNETEHAEESNQNGLDVIQTDDNMEICTPDRNSPGKVVVDALSPVILTDKPQSLGASINKDLQTSEQDAVKPGNNIADFINIKEEAGRQENNSVPASNAKDCSLKSEIAENAQSNSIDNKWKPLQGVGNLQPATISTATEVKNVAAAPEAKPAGLRIEIKAKNKVRPGSLFDEVRKTARLNRRPRNQESSSEEESPSRDDNSPSRSLSRSRSKSESKSRHRTRSESYSHSRSRSRSSTYSYRSRSYTRSRSRGWYSRDRSRSRSSSYHSYKSRSRTYSRSRSRSSSYGHHSRSRSYTYDSYYSRSRSRSKRSDSYRRSRSYDRRSRSYGSDSESDRSYSNNRSPSESSRYS, encoded by the exons cgTGCACGTTGTCTTTGGACTGgttatttctggttttgaagTAATAGAACAAATAGAAAATCTGAAAACTGATACTGCCAGCAGACCCTATGCAGATGTACGAGTCATTGACTGTGGGGTGCTTGTTACAAAACCAGCAAAAGATG CtttggagaagaagaagaaagtgtgTTCTGACTCAGAAGCTTCAGACTCAACCTCCAGTGGATCAGACCCCTCAGAAACATCATCTGAAAGTGAAGCTGAAgatgaaagaagcagaagaagaaagcgTAAAAGAAGAGCTAAAACCAAACAGTCAAGAAAAcggaggaaggaagagaggaagaaggaggatCTGAGGAGCAAGCGAACCTCAAACCAAAGATG CCTTTCTGACAAGAGCGACGTAACAGAaaaaacagtggatgtcagcacaaAGAGGGATAAACCTGTGGTACGTCCTGAAGAAATTCCCCCAGTGCCTGAAAATAGATTCTTGCTGAGAAGAGATGTGCCTGTTGTCAGTGCAGAGCCTGAAAC GAAGCTTCTTGATGCTACTCCAGTTCTAACTGACCAGAAACCATCAGTGTCTAAATCTGGACgaaaaattaaaggaagagGCACAATA CGATATCACACCCCACCTCGATCACGGTCGTGCTCTGAATCTGATGATGATGAGAGCAGTGAGACTCCTCCTCACTGGAAAGAGGAAATGCAGAGATTACGAACATACAGACCACCTAGTGGAGAAAAGTGGAGTAAAGGCGATAA GTTAAGTGACCCATGTACAAGCAGGTGGGATGAAAGAAGTGCGTCACGGAGATCAAGATCGTGGTCACATAACGGCTACTCTGATCTGAGTACTGTGAGGTACTCCAGTCAccacaaaaagcacagaaaaaagaaagtgaaacataaaaagaagtctaaaaagcagaagcatttcAAGAAGCACAAGCAagctaaaaaaaagaaagcatcagctTCATCAGAGGTGGAATCCTCACGTTCattcaggaagaagaaatcgTCCTGTGATCGTGAGAGGAAATCTCGTTCCTCCTCGTTGTCTTCTAGACATTCTTCCAGAAGAGACTGGTCTAAATCTGATAAGGAAGACCAGAGTTCATCAACTTTCTCAAGCAGAGAGAGTCGGTCATACTACAGGTCCAGGTCCAGATCCAGATCTAGGTCTAAGTCAAGGTCTTATTCCCAAAGAAGTTCCAGATCAAGGTCAGCCTCTAAATCATCGCGTTCTCGAAGTAGGTCAAGATCAAGTTCTAATCCTAGGCATCAAAAGACTGTTTCCAATTCTCCACGAAATATTTCAGCACGATTAAATGAAAGTAAGTTGAACAAGCCTTCTGACCCTGTAAGAGCAGTTATACTACCAAGTGATAAGGTCGTCATCCCACCAGTTGTCCCAGAGACCCTCCCTGTAATACCCTTAAGTGATAGTCCTCCACCTTCAAGGTGGAAGCCCGGACAAAAACCATGGAAGCCATCTTATGAGCGAATTCAAGAAATGAAAGCTAAAGCAACCCATTTAATACCCCCCCAGACTAATTATAATTTAGTAGTTGTTAAAGAGGCTAACACATCTTCGTATCAAAAGCAACAGGGCAGTTCTGACAGCGATCGAAGCGGCTATTCCAAATACCGCAGTGACAAAAGCTCAGATAGTTGGCAGAGATCGAGAAGCAGGTCCTCTCGAAGCAGGTCGTACTCCAGGTCTTACACAAGATCTAGAAGTCTGTCTAGCTCAAGGACGAAATCTCGTTCTTCTGGCAGATCACCATCACTGAAATACCGCAGTGACAGGTCAGGATACAGTGAGTCAACGTCTTATTTTTCCCTCAGTGATGATGACAgacacagaagcaaaagaaaatctgcatcGGGTGATCAGAACACGCGTTCTCTTAAAGGGAGGCAAGAAACAAGCTCTGAAAGTACCCTTCCTTACAAGGATACGAAGGACTATGATGAGTCTTCTCGAGGAGTGAAAGAGAGTGACAGTTTATCATCTTCAGACTTCTCTACTGACAGCGAGCGTTCTGGTAAAGTGAAGGGAGCCCAAGAAAAGGAAGGCCATTGTCAGTTAGAAGGAGATGCTCAGCAACAGGATAAAAATACCTTCCGTTCTGTGAGAGGGGAGGAGAAATCCAAGTGTGAATGGGATGGTGACCGttctaaaaagaaagcagtcaaAGAGCAATCTTCTGAGCAACCTAGAGGTGGTgcaaaaagtaaacaaaaatccTACTCATGTAGTAAATGGGACTCTGAGTCAAACTCAGAACGGGGAGATGCTCATCGTGGTAGGGGAGATTCCAGACCCTCGTCCGataaagaggaaggagaggccACATCAGGATCTGATACAGAACTTAGTGGTACCAAAAGGAGAAAAACGAAATCCAATTCCTCAGAAGGCGTTCTGGATTCTGATAGTGCATGGAAAGTAAGCAAACAGTTGCCATCTTCAGAATCTGAGAGTTCTCGTTCGAACTCAACGCATACCagaggaaaggcaaaaaaacacaaacacgAATCCaaaaaagctcttaaaaaatcacattccaaaaaagtgaaagaaaaatcaaaagggaaaaaggagaaaaaacacaaagttcagaaaagaaaagaagtgtttCACTGGCAGCCCCCACTGGAGTTTggtgaagaagatgaagaagataTAAATGAAAAGCCACTTATCAAGgatgacaaagaaaagcagcttagCAAGGATGTGAAGGATAAAAAACAAGAAGCTTGTGAAAAGGATGAAATGGTCAAAGACAAAACAGGAAATGGTGAAAAACCCTGTGCAGATGAAAACCTGCTAGTTAAAAATACTACTCCTAATGCCTCACCAAATCAAAATAAACTTAATAACGATAGCATCAATCCTAACACTTCAACCAGTATATTAAACTCAGGAATAAATGTGACTACTTGCAATAACGAGACTGAGCATGCTGAAGAAAGCAACCAGAATGGGTTGGATGTAATTCAGACAGATGACAACATGGAGATTTGCACTCCAGACCGTAACTCACCAGGGAAGGTGGTTGTGGACGCTTTGTCTCCTGTCATTCTCACTGATAAACCTCAGAGTTTAGGTGCTAGTATAAACAAAGATTTACAGACCTCCGAACAAGATGCTGTCAAACCAGGAAACAACATTGCAGACTTCATTAATATTAAAGAAGAAGCAGGAAGGCAAGAGAATAACTCCGTTCCTGCATCTAATGCTAAAGACTGTAGTTTGAAAAGTGAAATTGCTGAAAATGCCCAAAGCAATTCAATTGATAATAAATGGAAGCCCTTGCAAGGTGTTGGTAATCTGCAACCAGCTACAATTAGTACTGCCACGGAAGTGAAAAACGTGGCTGCAGCACCGGAGGCTAAGCCAGCAGGTTTGAGAAttgaaataaaagctaaaaataaagtaaGGCCTGGATCTCTGTTTGACGAGGTTAGGAAGACAGCACGACTAAATCGAAGGCCAAGGAACCAAGAAAGCTCCAGCGAGGAGGAGTCTCCAAGTAGAGATGACAACAGTCCATCCAGGAGCCTCAGCAGGTCTCGAAGTAAATCTGAATCTAAATCCAGACACCGAACGCGGTCTGAATCGTACAGTCACTCAAGAAGCCGATCCCGAAGCTCTACGTATTCTTACAG GTCAAGAAGCTATACAAGAAGCAGAAGTAGAGGCTGGTACAGCAGAGATCGGTCGAGAAGCCGAAGTAGTTCTTACCACAGTTATAAGAGTCGGAG TCGAACCTACAGTAGAAGCCGATCCAGAAGTAGTTCTTATGGTCACCACAGCCGGTCCAG GTCATACACCTATGATAGTTACTATAGCAGAAGTCGAAGTAGAAGTAAAAGGAGCGACAGCTATCGAAGATCTAGAAGTTATGACAGAAGATCCAG ATCTTATGGCTCTGATAGCGAAAGTGATCGCAGTTACTCCAACAACCGAAGTCCCAGTGAGAGCAGCAGATACAGCTGA
- the NKTR gene encoding NK-tumor recognition protein isoform X1: MGVQDRPQCFFDIEINREPVGRIMFQLFSDICPKTCKNFLCLCSGEKGIGKTTGKKLCYKGTTFHRVVKNFMIQGGDFSEGNGKGGESIYGGYFKDENFILKHDRAFLLSMANRGKHTNGSQFFITTKPAPHLDGVHVVFGLVISGFEVIEQIENLKTDTASRPYADVRVIDCGVLVTKPAKDALEKKKKVCSDSEASDSTSSGSDPSETSSESEAEDERSRRRKRKRRAKTKQSRKRRKEERKKEDLRSKRTSNQRCSLSDKSDVTEKTVDVSTKRDKPVVRPEEIPPVPENRFLLRRDVPVVSAEPETKLLDATPVLTDQKPSVSKSGRKIKGRGTIRYHTPPRSRSCSESDDDESSETPPHWKEEMQRLRTYRPPSGEKWSKGDKLSDPCTSRWDERSASRRSRSWSHNGYSDLSTVRYSSHHKKHRKKKVKHKKKSKKQKHFKKHKQAKKKKASASSEVESSRSFRKKKSSCDRERKSRSSSLSSRHSSRRDWSKSDKEDQSSSTFSSRESRSYYRSRSRSRSRSKSRSYSQRSSRSRSASKSSRSRSRSRSSSNPRHQKTVSNSPRNISARLNESKLNKPSDPVRAVILPSDKVVIPPVVPETLPVIPLSDSPPPSRWKPGQKPWKPSYERIQEMKAKATHLIPPQTNYNLVVVKEANTSSYQKQQGSSDSDRSGYSKYRSDKSSDSWQRSRSRSSRSRSYSRSYTRSRSLSSSRTKSRSSGRSPSLKYRSDRSGYSESTSYFSLSDDDRHRSKRKSASGDQNTRSLKGRQETSSESTLPYKDTKDYDESSRGVKESDSLSSSDFSTDSERSGKVKGAQEKEGHCQLEGDAQQQDKNTFRSVRGEEKSKCEWDGDRSKKKAVKEQSSEQPRGGAKSKQKSYSCSKWDSESNSERGDAHRGRGDSRPSSDKEEGEATSGSDTELSGTKRRKTKSNSSEGVLDSDSAWKVSKQLPSSESESSRSNSTHTRGKAKKHKHESKKALKKSHSKKVKEKSKGKKEKKHKVQKRKEVFHWQPPLEFGEEDEEDINEKPLIKDDKEKQLSKDVKDKKQEACEKDEMVKDKTGNGEKPCADENLLVKNTTPNASPNQNKLNNDSINPNTSTSILNSGINVTTCNNETEHAEESNQNGLDVIQTDDNMEICTPDRNSPGKVVVDALSPVILTDKPQSLGASINKDLQTSEQDAVKPGNNIADFINIKEEAGRQENNSVPASNAKDCSLKSEIAENAQSNSIDNKWKPLQGVGNLQPATISTATEVKNVAAAPEAKPAGLRIEIKAKNKVRPGSLFDEVRKTARLNRRPRNQESSSEEESPSRDDNSPSRSLSRSRSKSESKSRHRTRSESYSHSRSRSRSSTYSYRSRSYTRSRSRGWYSRDRSRSRSSSYHSYKSRSRTYSRSRSRSSSYGHHSRSSRSYTYDSYYSRSRSRSKRSDSYRRSRSYDRRSRSYGSDSESDRSYSNNRSPSESSRYS; the protein is encoded by the exons cgTGCACGTTGTCTTTGGACTGgttatttctggttttgaagTAATAGAACAAATAGAAAATCTGAAAACTGATACTGCCAGCAGACCCTATGCAGATGTACGAGTCATTGACTGTGGGGTGCTTGTTACAAAACCAGCAAAAGATG CtttggagaagaagaagaaagtgtgTTCTGACTCAGAAGCTTCAGACTCAACCTCCAGTGGATCAGACCCCTCAGAAACATCATCTGAAAGTGAAGCTGAAgatgaaagaagcagaagaagaaagcgTAAAAGAAGAGCTAAAACCAAACAGTCAAGAAAAcggaggaaggaagagaggaagaaggaggatCTGAGGAGCAAGCGAACCTCAAACCAAAGATG caGCCTTTCTGACAAGAGCGACGTAACAGAaaaaacagtggatgtcagcacaaAGAGGGATAAACCTGTGGTACGTCCTGAAGAAATTCCCCCAGTGCCTGAAAATAGATTCTTGCTGAGAAGAGATGTGCCTGTTGTCAGTGCAGAGCCTGAAAC GAAGCTTCTTGATGCTACTCCAGTTCTAACTGACCAGAAACCATCAGTGTCTAAATCTGGACgaaaaattaaaggaagagGCACAATA CGATATCACACCCCACCTCGATCACGGTCGTGCTCTGAATCTGATGATGATGAGAGCAGTGAGACTCCTCCTCACTGGAAAGAGGAAATGCAGAGATTACGAACATACAGACCACCTAGTGGAGAAAAGTGGAGTAAAGGCGATAA GTTAAGTGACCCATGTACAAGCAGGTGGGATGAAAGAAGTGCGTCACGGAGATCAAGATCGTGGTCACATAACGGCTACTCTGATCTGAGTACTGTGAGGTACTCCAGTCAccacaaaaagcacagaaaaaagaaagtgaaacataaaaagaagtctaaaaagcagaagcatttcAAGAAGCACAAGCAagctaaaaaaaagaaagcatcagctTCATCAGAGGTGGAATCCTCACGTTCattcaggaagaagaaatcgTCCTGTGATCGTGAGAGGAAATCTCGTTCCTCCTCGTTGTCTTCTAGACATTCTTCCAGAAGAGACTGGTCTAAATCTGATAAGGAAGACCAGAGTTCATCAACTTTCTCAAGCAGAGAGAGTCGGTCATACTACAGGTCCAGGTCCAGATCCAGATCTAGGTCTAAGTCAAGGTCTTATTCCCAAAGAAGTTCCAGATCAAGGTCAGCCTCTAAATCATCGCGTTCTCGAAGTAGGTCAAGATCAAGTTCTAATCCTAGGCATCAAAAGACTGTTTCCAATTCTCCACGAAATATTTCAGCACGATTAAATGAAAGTAAGTTGAACAAGCCTTCTGACCCTGTAAGAGCAGTTATACTACCAAGTGATAAGGTCGTCATCCCACCAGTTGTCCCAGAGACCCTCCCTGTAATACCCTTAAGTGATAGTCCTCCACCTTCAAGGTGGAAGCCCGGACAAAAACCATGGAAGCCATCTTATGAGCGAATTCAAGAAATGAAAGCTAAAGCAACCCATTTAATACCCCCCCAGACTAATTATAATTTAGTAGTTGTTAAAGAGGCTAACACATCTTCGTATCAAAAGCAACAGGGCAGTTCTGACAGCGATCGAAGCGGCTATTCCAAATACCGCAGTGACAAAAGCTCAGATAGTTGGCAGAGATCGAGAAGCAGGTCCTCTCGAAGCAGGTCGTACTCCAGGTCTTACACAAGATCTAGAAGTCTGTCTAGCTCAAGGACGAAATCTCGTTCTTCTGGCAGATCACCATCACTGAAATACCGCAGTGACAGGTCAGGATACAGTGAGTCAACGTCTTATTTTTCCCTCAGTGATGATGACAgacacagaagcaaaagaaaatctgcatcGGGTGATCAGAACACGCGTTCTCTTAAAGGGAGGCAAGAAACAAGCTCTGAAAGTACCCTTCCTTACAAGGATACGAAGGACTATGATGAGTCTTCTCGAGGAGTGAAAGAGAGTGACAGTTTATCATCTTCAGACTTCTCTACTGACAGCGAGCGTTCTGGTAAAGTGAAGGGAGCCCAAGAAAAGGAAGGCCATTGTCAGTTAGAAGGAGATGCTCAGCAACAGGATAAAAATACCTTCCGTTCTGTGAGAGGGGAGGAGAAATCCAAGTGTGAATGGGATGGTGACCGttctaaaaagaaagcagtcaaAGAGCAATCTTCTGAGCAACCTAGAGGTGGTgcaaaaagtaaacaaaaatccTACTCATGTAGTAAATGGGACTCTGAGTCAAACTCAGAACGGGGAGATGCTCATCGTGGTAGGGGAGATTCCAGACCCTCGTCCGataaagaggaaggagaggccACATCAGGATCTGATACAGAACTTAGTGGTACCAAAAGGAGAAAAACGAAATCCAATTCCTCAGAAGGCGTTCTGGATTCTGATAGTGCATGGAAAGTAAGCAAACAGTTGCCATCTTCAGAATCTGAGAGTTCTCGTTCGAACTCAACGCATACCagaggaaaggcaaaaaaacacaaacacgAATCCaaaaaagctcttaaaaaatcacattccaaaaaagtgaaagaaaaatcaaaagggaaaaaggagaaaaaacacaaagttcagaaaagaaaagaagtgtttCACTGGCAGCCCCCACTGGAGTTTggtgaagaagatgaagaagataTAAATGAAAAGCCACTTATCAAGgatgacaaagaaaagcagcttagCAAGGATGTGAAGGATAAAAAACAAGAAGCTTGTGAAAAGGATGAAATGGTCAAAGACAAAACAGGAAATGGTGAAAAACCCTGTGCAGATGAAAACCTGCTAGTTAAAAATACTACTCCTAATGCCTCACCAAATCAAAATAAACTTAATAACGATAGCATCAATCCTAACACTTCAACCAGTATATTAAACTCAGGAATAAATGTGACTACTTGCAATAACGAGACTGAGCATGCTGAAGAAAGCAACCAGAATGGGTTGGATGTAATTCAGACAGATGACAACATGGAGATTTGCACTCCAGACCGTAACTCACCAGGGAAGGTGGTTGTGGACGCTTTGTCTCCTGTCATTCTCACTGATAAACCTCAGAGTTTAGGTGCTAGTATAAACAAAGATTTACAGACCTCCGAACAAGATGCTGTCAAACCAGGAAACAACATTGCAGACTTCATTAATATTAAAGAAGAAGCAGGAAGGCAAGAGAATAACTCCGTTCCTGCATCTAATGCTAAAGACTGTAGTTTGAAAAGTGAAATTGCTGAAAATGCCCAAAGCAATTCAATTGATAATAAATGGAAGCCCTTGCAAGGTGTTGGTAATCTGCAACCAGCTACAATTAGTACTGCCACGGAAGTGAAAAACGTGGCTGCAGCACCGGAGGCTAAGCCAGCAGGTTTGAGAAttgaaataaaagctaaaaataaagtaaGGCCTGGATCTCTGTTTGACGAGGTTAGGAAGACAGCACGACTAAATCGAAGGCCAAGGAACCAAGAAAGCTCCAGCGAGGAGGAGTCTCCAAGTAGAGATGACAACAGTCCATCCAGGAGCCTCAGCAGGTCTCGAAGTAAATCTGAATCTAAATCCAGACACCGAACGCGGTCTGAATCGTACAGTCACTCAAGAAGCCGATCCCGAAGCTCTACGTATTCTTACAG GTCAAGAAGCTATACAAGAAGCAGAAGTAGAGGCTGGTACAGCAGAGATCGGTCGAGAAGCCGAAGTAGTTCTTACCACAGTTATAAGAGTCGGAG TCGAACCTACAGTAGAAGCCGATCCAGAAGTAGTTCTTATGGTCACCACAGCCGGTCCAG TAGGTCATACACCTATGATAGTTACTATAGCAGAAGTCGAAGTAGAAGTAAAAGGAGCGACAGCTATCGAAGATCTAGAAGTTATGACAGAAGATCCAG ATCTTATGGCTCTGATAGCGAAAGTGATCGCAGTTACTCCAACAACCGAAGTCCCAGTGAGAGCAGCAGATACAGCTGA